The Sandaracinus amylolyticus genomic interval AGCCGCGGCGGAACGATCACGCCGCGCGCGCTCGGTGCGACCGGACGCTCCGAGAGATGCGACGCGCAGAGCTCCACGACGCTCGTCCCCGCGAACACCGGCGAGCCCGTGAGCAGCCAGTACGCGACCGCGCCGAGCGCGTAGAGATCGCTCGCGGGCCCGACGTTCTCGGGCGCGCTGATCGCCTCGGGCGACAGGTAGAGCGGCGTGCCCACGATCATCCCGTGGGTCGACACGCGCTCGTCGCCCGACTCGCCGCGTACGTCCTTCACCAGCCCGAAGTCGAGCACCTTGAGCACGTCGCCCTGACCGGCGCGCCGCGACACGACCATGTTGCTCGGCTTGATGTCGCGATGGACGAGCCCGGCCTCGTGCGCCTCCGCGAGCGAGCCACACGCCTGACGCAAGAGGTGCGCGACGCGCGCCGCGGGCTGCGGTCCGTGCGCGCGCACCAGCGCCTCGAGGTCGAGCCCGTCGACGAGCTCCATCGCGTAGTAGAAGACGCCGTCGGGCGTGCGGCCGTAGTCGTAGATCGCGATCGTGTTCGGGTGCGTGAGCTGCGCGGTCAGCTGCACCTCGCGCTCGAAGCGCGCGAGGCCGCGCTCCCCGACCTCGGCGAGATCGAGCAGCTTCACCGCGGTGGGCCGCCGCAGCATCGCGTGCTCGGCGCGGTACACCACGCCCATCCCGCCCGCGCCGAGCGTCTCGACGAGCGTGTAGCGGCCGAGCCGCGTCGCCTCGCGCACGCGGCGTCGCAGCCCGTAGATCACGCGCGACGCGAACGTCGACGTCATCACCGCGATCAAGAGCCACGTGAACGCGTACGCCGCGCGCATCTGCGGCTCGCCCGGACCGTCCGCCGCGGCGGCGAGCACGATCGCGGGGAGCGCGGCCGCGCACCCGACCGTCGCGGTCCATCCGGGCCGGCTCGGCACCAGCACCGCGCGCGCGATCGCCATGTTCGTCGTGACGAGCAGCATCACGAGGTGACGGCTGTGCAGGTCGGGCCGTAGGTCGAGCGAGAGCTGCAGCGCCATCACGTCGAGCAGCGTCGCGGGCACCACCATGCCGAGCAGGTCGAGCGCGCGCAGCGCGCCCGGCGGGAGCGGACCGCCGCGCGCGACGAGCCACACCACGAGCAGCGCGACGATCGCGCCGAGCATTGCGAGGCTCGACCCCGACACGAGCTCCTCGACGCCGCCGTGCCCGCTCGCGAGCGTGACGAGGTTCGTCATCGCGTAGCCGAGCAGCGTCAGCAGCACCATGACGCGCCCGAAGAGCGCGAGCCGCGACTGCAGCAGCGCGCGACCGCCGTCGGACGACGACGTCTCGGCGAGATCCGACGCGTCCTCGACGCGCCCCACCGCGCGCCTCGCCCCCTTCACGCTCACTGGCGGCGAGCGTAGCGCCCGCGCGAAGTCGACGTCGAGCACGTGCGCGTCGCTCGCACCTGCGCGGTCGCGCAGTGTGCGTTGTCAGGTTCCCGGACGGTGCTCATGACGACCTGGTTCCGATGGATGTCGCCCCGCGAGCCCACCCCGAAGACGTGCCCCCTCCCACGTCGCTCGGCGCGAGCGACGCCGACGTGCTCCTGCGCATCGGTGCGGAGCTGGCGCGCGAGCCGGACGTCACGCGCGTCGTGCAGCGCGTGACCGACGAAGCCACGGCGGCCGTCGGCGCGCAGTTCGGCGCGTTCTTCTACAACGTCGAGGATCGTCGCGGAGAGAGCTACATGCTCTACGCGCTCTCGGGCGTGCCGCGCGAAGCGTTCGCGCGATTCCCGATGCCTCGCAAGACCGAGATCTTCGCACCCACGTTCGATGGTGTGGGCCCGGTCCGCTACGACGACGTGCGGAAGAGCGGGCGCTTCGGGCGGAACCCACCGCATCACGGAATGCCCGAAGGACACCTGCCGGTCGTCAGCTACCTCGCGGTGCCGGTGATCGCGCGCAGCGACGCGAGCGTGCTCGGCGGGCTCTTCTTCGGGCACGCGGAGCCGGGGCGCTTCACCGAGCGCGACGAGCGTCTGTGCGTCGCGATCGCCGGCCACGCGTCGTTCGCGATCGAGAACGCGCGTCTCTTCGAGCGGCTGCGCCGCGACGAGGCGAAGCACCGGCTCGTCGCCGAGGCCTCGACCGACGGCATGTGGTTCTGGGATCTGCGCGACGACGCCGTCGAGTGGAACGATCGGCTCTTCGACATCATGGGGATCCGCCGCGACGAGTGGCGCGGCGACTTCCAGTCGTGGTTCGAGCGCGTGCACCCCGACGATCGCGCGATGGTGAAGCGCGCGCTCGAGGAGCACCTCGCGCGGCGCGCGGCGTACCACGTGCCCCGCTTCCGGCTGCGTCACGCGGACGGCGAGTACCGCGTGTGCACGACGCGCGGCCAGGCGGAGTGGGACGCGAACGGCGAGCCGATCCGCATGGCGGGATCGTTCGGCGACGTGACCGACGTCGTGCGCGCGCAGGAAGCGCTCGCGCAGAGCGAGCATCGCTACCGGCAGATCCTCGACTCGGTGCGCGACATGGTGTTCGCGCAGGGCCCCGGCTCGGCGCTCACCTACGCGAACCAGGCGACGCGCGAGCACTACCAGCACGACCTCGCCGGCGCGGGCAGGTCCGTGCCCGACGATCGGCGCGTCTTCGAGGAGGGCGCGGTCGTCGAGGAACTGCAGGAGGCGAACGTCGGGCGCGACGGATCGCTGCGCTACTTCCACGTCGTGAAGAGCCCGATCGTCGACCAGAGCGGGCGCGTGGTGGAGCTCGTGGCGGTCGCGCGCGACGTGACGGCGAAGAAGCGCGAGGAGGACGATCGGCGCTTCCTCGCCGAGGCGAGCGCGCTGCTCGCGTCGTCGATCGACGTCGACGCGACGCTCTCGCACGTGGTGCGCCTCGCGGTCCCGCGCTTCGCCGACTGGTGCGCGGTCGATCTGCTCGAGGAGGACGGCACGATCCGCCGTCTCGCGGTCGCGCACGTCGACGCCGCGAAGCTCGAGCTCGCGCACGAGCTGCATCGCCGCGTCCCGCACGATCCGAGCGCGGTGCACGGCGTGCCGCAGGTCATCCGGAGCAGCACGAGCGAGGTCCACGCCGAGATCTCCGACGATCTGCTCGCCGCGCTGGTGCCGGATCCCGAGCTGCTCCGCATCCTGCGCGAGCTCG includes:
- a CDS encoding serine/threonine-protein kinase — its product is MSVKGARRAVGRVEDASDLAETSSSDGGRALLQSRLALFGRVMVLLTLLGYAMTNLVTLASGHGGVEELVSGSSLAMLGAIVALLVVWLVARGGPLPPGALRALDLLGMVVPATLLDVMALQLSLDLRPDLHSRHLVMLLVTTNMAIARAVLVPSRPGWTATVGCAAALPAIVLAAAADGPGEPQMRAAYAFTWLLIAVMTSTFASRVIYGLRRRVREATRLGRYTLVETLGAGGMGVVYRAEHAMLRRPTAVKLLDLAEVGERGLARFEREVQLTAQLTHPNTIAIYDYGRTPDGVFYYAMELVDGLDLEALVRAHGPQPAARVAHLLRQACGSLAEAHEAGLVHRDIKPSNMVVSRRAGQGDVLKVLDFGLVKDVRGESGDERVSTHGMIVGTPLYLSPEAISAPENVGPASDLYALGAVAYWLLTGSPVFAGTSVVELCASHLSERPVAPSARGVIVPPRLEALVMACLAKSPSDRPASAATLASAIAASDSGAWTQHDADAWWSVRERAEPIVADDALAATIASDGAPKASS
- a CDS encoding GAF domain-containing protein, whose translation is MPPPTSLGASDADVLLRIGAELAREPDVTRVVQRVTDEATAAVGAQFGAFFYNVEDRRGESYMLYALSGVPREAFARFPMPRKTEIFAPTFDGVGPVRYDDVRKSGRFGRNPPHHGMPEGHLPVVSYLAVPVIARSDASVLGGLFFGHAEPGRFTERDERLCVAIAGHASFAIENARLFERLRRDEAKHRLVAEASTDGMWFWDLRDDAVEWNDRLFDIMGIRRDEWRGDFQSWFERVHPDDRAMVKRALEEHLARRAAYHVPRFRLRHADGEYRVCTTRGQAEWDANGEPIRMAGSFGDVTDVVRAQEALAQSEHRYRQILDSVRDMVFAQGPGSALTYANQATREHYQHDLAGAGRSVPDDRRVFEEGAVVEELQEANVGRDGSLRYFHVVKSPIVDQSGRVVELVAVARDVTAKKREEDDRRFLAEASALLASSIDVDATLSHVVRLAVPRFADWCAVDLLEEDGTIRRLAVAHVDAAKLELAHELHRRVPHDPSAVHGVPQVIRSSTSEVHAEISDDLLAALVPDPELLRILRELGLRSAIIVPLSAHGRAVGALTMVSAESGRVYDARAVALVEELGRRAAVAVENARLYESARAALEQRDAALAALQGLNADLEARVDQRTAALAEANRELEAFSYTVSHDLRAPIRHISGFADLLRAHAGDRLDDKGQRWLRTIGDASKQMGTLIDGLLSFSRMGRTELAREVVALGPVVRAVVDDLAPDYEGRRIQWSIDALPEVRADATMLRVVLTNLISNAVKYTRTRDPAHIEIGARESGGAVELFVRDDGVGFDMDYAHKLFGVFQRLHGVEEYEGTGIGLATVRRIVERHGGRTWAEGAPGRGATFHLTLPSASPPDAPTTGSRR